One window from the genome of Toxotes jaculatrix isolate fToxJac2 chromosome 17, fToxJac2.pri, whole genome shotgun sequence encodes:
- the pcnx4 gene encoding pecanex-like protein 4 — MVRMGPDVPLLNEYKQEFFWKRFPQTVLGGPRFKLGYCAPPYVYVNQAVLFLTPWLFGGIGTLLCQLQLLQELHAAVLSGMLMLGAAVGVQALALYAARRSGTVERLGAPNILADEEEVEFTHCVSPETVRFIAPGKRFGLNVVLHAVLAGVLCGFGTWYVFLGKLTALYGSIGVSLVVFVLSWVTLCIAEYSLIVNTATETATFQAQDTYEITPLTRPLYIFIFIAVDLADRFSGPVPELQLASQVLHVLFLFLPLLWALGILPPLDALLLWGMEQALVFGLGGSPMSSNLRLLLMFSISTGVAVCNYFIPSTLGVVLFSISMGFLLSLDLSQVCTLCRGPRAFGDCGFRRGGSPPPPPSSFGWNLGCRELLLYLSLLLVAMAEAGLLHHFLSSAQSQSLVTGPQAPVSYLLLILFCLCWVLREIQGAYVFGGVFLNPLYPKGMSSVQAFKQRNRGLYIAAAIRRVLLYLVSPFAMIAFLSMDKSLQLLHRASLSVGFTRAFRVVWQSSEDALLQMVVVVLVRLAAGSKKLPGWDNLGTGVQLLLVGLLIDRLTQFLAKLKFTLTVLVTSWTEKKQRRQSAGTLLALNASLCPLLLAVVTLSALLSAPLLPLFTLPIFLVGFPRPQRSWPGPVGTACPCTDSIFYQQMSGSLASALRTAFARGSLGSLAPGSHFLGRFQDRMVWIMILERGYGYCTVNIKGLELQETSCHTVEARRVDEVFEAAFERPERLGFTQGFNLHWGNALTPCAALAVRVYSDARNVLSGIIDSHDNLRKLQDDFLKALVWLLLRYCVQKHKGFLWSSEEGPGVGGRKSQSSQLAQTTCNQPPDAVMVESNVSSLRFRQDSSSLTSFGDWSDEDDLFGPQPARRTVALVTAEAQPGHTTLQTGASLPGSVEMDSLFENMALSALQPLQPLGLGIGMPAVDKGRNTEVFRESPGSIPQLNFSCPQSEVFNLPTGWRTAPLLPSRLLQLRPLFPEDWFRFTLGRFGPTVQGETSEDMTKALKEDEALKELHTQVALSCLISLGAESAFTSPSYVYRLYCGDVPWTEGLDWLSSSKELYQLALRAFRFSFKLLFDQASLGPMESPEELFSTLEEYERDWYIGLMTEKGWHDSVLQEKPFLFSLGHDLAMGTYTGRVLSLQEQLVQVGRLNGEGVRGQWANLSWELLYATNDDEERYSIQAHPFMLRNLTVQAADPPLGYPIYSSAPLHFPCL, encoded by the exons ATGGTCAGAATGGGGCCAGATGTGCCCCTTCTTAATGAGTACAAGCAGGAGTTCTTCTGGAAGCgcttcccccagacagtgttggGCGGTCCACGCTTCAAGTTGGGCTACTGTGCCCCACCATATGTCTATGTTAATCAGGCAGTCTTGTTCTTGACACCATGGCTTTTTGGGGGTATTGGTACTCTGCTCtgccagctgcagctgcttcaggaGCTCCATGCCGCAGTGCTCTCTGGTATGCTTATGTTAGGGGCTGCAGTGGGTGTCCAGGCCCTGGCGTTGTATGCTGCTCGGAGAAGTGGCACAGTGGAGAGACTTGGTGCGCCCAACATACTGGCTGATGAAGAGGAAGTGGAATTCACCCACTGTGTCAGCCCAGAGACAGTTCGGTTCATTGCCCCTGGGAAGAGGTTTGGGCTGAATGTGGTGTTGCATGCAGTTCTAGCTGGGGTGCTTTGTGGCTTTGGAACATGGTATGTGTTCCTTGGCAAACTGACAGCTCTCTACGGCAGCATTGGTGTATCCCTCGTAGTCTTTGTCCTGAGTTGGGTCACACTGTGTATAGCTGAGTATTCTCTCATTGTAAATACGGCCACAGAGACGGCTACTTTCCAGGCACAGGACACTTATGAGATCACCCCACTCACCCGACCCctctacatttttattttcattgctgtGGACTTGGCTGATAG GTTCTCGGGCCCTGTACCTGAGCTCCAACTGGCCAGCCAGGTTCTCCATGTGCTTTTCCTCTTCCTACCTCTGCTGTGGGCGCTGGGTATACTGCCTCCCCTGGATGCCCTCCTCCTCTGGGGCATGGAGCAGGCTCTTGTGTTTGGTTTAGGAGGCTCACCCATGTCTAGCAACCTCAG GCTACTGTTGATGTTTAGCATATCTACCGGCGTAGCTGTGTGTAATTACTTCATCCCGTCAACACTGGGTGTGGTTCTCTTCTCCATCTCTATGGGATTTCTGCTGAGCCTGGACCTCAGCCAGGTCTGCACACTCTGCAGAGGTCCCAGGGCCTTCGGGGACTGTGGATTTCGCAGAGGGGGgtcgccacctcctcctcccagttCCTTTGGCTGGAATCTAGGCTGCAGGGAGCTGCTACTATATTTGAGCCTGCTACTGGTGGCTATGGCAGAGGCAGGGCTGTTGCATCACTTCCTCAGTTCAGCTCAGTCCCAGAGCTTGGTAACGGGACCCCAGGCTCCTGTCAGCTACCTACTCCTCATACTCTTTTGCCTCTGCTGGGTTCTCAGAGAGATCCAGGGGGCCTATGTATTTGGAGGGGTGTTCCTCAATCCCCTGTATCCTAAAGGGATGTCCAGTGTACAGGCTTTCaagcagaggaacagaggaTTGTACATTGCTGCAGCAATCAGAAGAGTCCTTCTTTATCTTG TGTCTCCATTTGCAATGATTGCTTTCCTGTCTATGGACAAAtctcttcagctgctccacagGGCTTCCCTCAGTGTGGGATTCACACGAGCCTTTAGAGTG gtgtggcAGAGCTCAGAGGATGCTCTGCTCcaaatggtggtggtggtcttgGTGCGGCTTGCAGCTGGAAGTAAAAAGCTGCCAGGGTGGGACAACCTTGGAACTGGAGTTCAGCTTCTTCTG GTGGGGCTCCTGATTGACAGACTGACCCAGTTCCTGGCCAAGCTAAAGTTCACCCTGACTGTGTTGGTGACATCTTGGACAGAGAAGAAGCAGCGCCGTCAGTCGGCTGGAACTCTCTTGGCTCTGAATGCCTCTCTGTGCCCGCTGCTGCTGGCGGTGGTGACCCTCTCTGCCCTGCTCTCTGCCCCTCTGCTGCCCCTCTTCACCCTGCCTATCTTCCTGGTAGGGTTCCCCAGGCCTCAGCGCAGTTGGCCAGGGCCTGTGGGTACCGCCTGTCCCTGCACGGACTCCATCTTCTACCAGCAGATGAGCGGAagtctggcctcagctctgaggaCAGCCTTTGCAAGAGGGTCACTGG GTTCTTTAGCCCCAGGCTCTCATTTTCTCGGCCGCTTTCAGGACCGTATGGTTTGGATAATGATCCTGGAAAGAGGATATGGGTACTGTACAGTCAACATTAAG GGTCTGGAGCTGCAGGAGACATCTTGCCACACAGTGGAGGCACGGAGGGTGGATGAGGTGTTCGAGGCTGCTTTTGAGCGCCCCGAGCGGCTCGGCTTCACCCAGGGCTTCAACCTGCACTGGGGGAACGCCCTCACCCCTTGTGCTGCCCTTGCAGTTCGAGTCTACTCTGACGCTCGAAATGTGCTCTCTGGCATCATTGACTCTCATGATAACTTGAGAAAACTTCAGGATGACTTTCTTAAAGCGCTGGTCTGGTTGCTTCTTCGATACTGCGTTCAGAAGCATAAAGGATTTCTATGGAGCAGCGAAGAAGGGCCAGGGGTAGGAGGCAGGAAGTCCCAGTCTTCCCAGTTGGCTCAAACGACCTGCAACCAGCCACCGGATGCTGTTATGGTGGAATCCAATGTGTCATCTCTCAGGTTTAGACAGGACAGCTCCAGCTTGACTTCTTTTGGTGATTGGTCAGATGAGGATGACTTATTTGGGCCTCAGCCAGCCCGGCGGACAGTGGCATTAGTGACTGCAGAGGCCCAGCCTGGACACACAACACTGCAGACAGGGGCCTCTCTGCCGGGCTCTGTGGAGATGGACAGTCTCTTTGAAAACATGGCTCTGTCTGCTTTGcagcctctgcagcctctgGGACTGGGCATCGGAATGCCGGCTGTAGATAAAGGCCgaaacacagaggtcttcagaGAAAGTCCTGGGTCTATCCCTCAGCTGAACTTCAGCTGTCCTCAGTCAGAGGTATTCAACCTACCGACAGGGTGGAGGACAGCACCTTTGCTACCATCCCGCCTGCTGCAGCTCAGGCCTTTGTTTCCCGAGGACTGGTTTCGGTTTACTTTAGGGCGCTTTGGGCCCACTGTGCAGGGCGAGACCTCAGAGGACATGACCAAAGCCCTGAAGGAGGATGAAGCTTTGAAAGAACTGCACACTCAGGTCGCACTTTCATGTCTCATCTCACTGGGGGCAGAGTCTGCCTTCACCAGTCCCAGTTACGTCTACAGACTTTATTGTGGAGATGTACCATGGACAGAAGGACTCGACTGGCTCTCCTCAAGTAAAGAACTTTACCAGCTCGCTCTTCGGGCTTTCAG gTTCAGTTtcaagctgctgtttgatcaaGCAAGCCTAGGGCCCATGGAGTCCCCTGAGGAATTGTTCAGCACCTTGGAGGAATACGAAAGGGACTGGTACATTGGCCTGATGACAGAGAAAGGCTGGCATGACAGTGTCCTTCAGGAGAAACCCTTCCTATTTTCTCTAGGACATGACCTCGCTATG GGTACCTACACAGGGCGAGTGCTGTCCCTGCAGGAGCAGCTGGTGCAGGTAGGCCGTCTGAATGGAGAGGGGGTACGAGGCCAGTGGGCAAATCTTTCCTGGGAGCTCCTGTATGCTACTAATGATGACGAAGAGCGTTACAGCATCCAGGCTCACCCCTTCATGCTAAGAAACTTAACTGTTCAGGCAGCCGATCCCCCTTTAGGATACCCCATTTACTCCTCGGCCCCCCTTCACTTCCCCTGCCTCTAA